A genome region from Bufo gargarizans isolate SCDJY-AF-19 chromosome 2, ASM1485885v1, whole genome shotgun sequence includes the following:
- the PGAM2 gene encoding phosphoglycerate mutase 2: MPHRLVIVRHGESSWNQENRFCGWFDADLSEKGREEAKRGAQAIKDAKMEFDICYTSVLKRAVKTLWYIMEGTDQMWLPVHRSWRLNERHYGGLTALNKAETAEKHGEEQVKIWRRSFDIPPPPMGEDHPYYKLITKDRRYASLTASELPSCESLKDTIARALPYWNDVIAPQILAGKRVLIAAHGNSLRGIVKHLEGMSDAAIMELNLPTGIPIVYELDDNLKPLKPMSFLGDEETVKKAMEAVAAQGKVKK; encoded by the exons ATGCCTCACCGTTTGGTAATTGTACGTCATGGCGAAAGCTCCTGGAACCAGGAAAATCGGTTCTGTGGCTGGTTCGATGCTGACCTCAGCGAGAAGGGAAGAGAAGAGGCTAAAAGGGGGGCTCAAGCCATCAAAGACGCCAAGATGGAGTTTGACATCTGCTACACATCTGTTCTGAAGAGGGCAGTGAAAACATTGTGGTACATCATGGAGGGTACAGACCAAATGTGGCTGCCAGTGCACAGGTCTTGGAGGCTGAACGAGCGTCATTATGGAGGGTTGACTGCACTCAACAAGGCAGAAACAGCTGAGAAACATGGAGAGGAGCAAGTTAAAATCTGGAGGAGGTCTTTTGACATCCCTCCACCACCCATGGGAGAAGATCATCCATACTACAAACTCATCACCAAG GATCGGCGCTACGCTTCCCTGACTGCATCTGAGCTGCCATCATGTGAGAGTCTGAAGGACACCATTGCCCGGGCACTCCCATACTGGAATGACGTCATCGCCCCACAGATCCTTGCTGGCAAGAGGGTGCTGATTGCAGCCCACGGGAACAGCTTGAGGGGCATTGTCAAACATCTGGAAG GAATGTCTGATGCAGCCATTATGGAGCTCAACCTGCCCACAGGAATCCCTATTGTGTATGAGCTAGATGACAATTTAAAGCCGCTCAAGCCCATGTCCTTCCTTGGAGATGAGGAGACTGTGAAGAAGGCTATGGAAGCAGTGGCTGCCCAGGGCAAGGTCAAGAAATAA